TCGACCTCAAAGTCAATGCACATCGCAATTGAGGATTTGCAACTCGATCATCTCACCGTTGTACACGCTGGTGAGGCAACGTTTCCCCTAGCAGAGAAAATTACGGCGAAGTCTCTACGAGAGTTCGCAGTTTAGGCTCAGTCAACTTCCTTTCAGCAGCTCGAAATTCTCGGTTTTAATCATGGCATCACCTGCAAAGCCCCTCTAAGATGCGCGATTGGGAGTCAGAGTTCGTGAGAGATAAGATGGGCAAAATTGAAGTGTCGATGGGCGAGGATGGGACGGTTTTTGTGGAGCTGGAGAAATCCGTTTTGCTCGAGATTCCGACGTGGATTACCGACTCCAGCAATCCCGACGAAGCGGTCTTGATTTGTGAGTTTCACAGGCGTCAGAAGCTGACGGACGAAGAGCTCTACGACTTGATTCTCTATGTGTTGGAAGATTTCTTTCGACAAGCTGACCAGCATCTCTGCTGGGAATTCGTGGACTTGGACCGCGAAAGCTGGGCGCGTGGACCTATGGGTGTGCCTCTGGTTTCGTGGACAAGCATCGAGGACGCGTGGCCGCCAGGCATTGAGACTCGTCCTACCCAACTGAAGGGCGCACCGCGTGTCTCCGGGCTTCAAGAGGTTGGGGCGGTCAAGGGTTTCAGAAGCATTTTGACCGCGATTACGGCCACACCGGACGGCCGGTTTATCACGGCACATGGGAGCGGCGATATTCAGCTCGTGGACCCAAAGACTGGCAAGAAGGAGAAGGTCACCAAGCTTGAAACGCCGATGGGGCTCGGCAGTGTCTGGATTACTCAAGCGGGCGTTGTGGTGGCGCACTCGCGGAACAAGGTCTTTGCTCTGGCGGATGGAAAGCTGAGTGAGCTCGATTTCTTAGGTCTTGCGTGCATGCCTTCACCGGATGGCACTCGGGTAGCGATTGGTGATGATGAAGGCGATGTCCGGATTTGTTCGTTGCCAGATCTCAAGGAAATAGGGCGGTTTCAGGCGGCACACGGCGTGCCGTGGCAGGAGGGGTGGAGCCGTTCCAAAAGCTATTGGCCATGCATTTGGAACCTGAGCTTCATTGATGAGACGCACATTGTGGTGAGCCACACATTTCCGATTATCTCTTTCTGGAATATCGACACCCACGAGCGCCTCAATGTCATGATTGATTATGAAATTCCAAGGCCTTCGATAGCCCAAACTGGTCGAATCATTGCTCACGCAGGGCAGGGCCTAATCAGGGTGATTTCTGCCGAAGGAGATGTTTGCGGCGAGCATCGACACGCAGAGACTACGTTTCGGATGAGTTGCGCGGGACTTGGCAGAGGAGGGCGCGTGGCGTGCACGCAGTACTCGGGCTCCACCATTCGTGTTTGGGACGCAGAAACAGGCAATCTTTTTGCCGAAGTACCGTGCCGCAAGAACGAGCCTTTTGCTGTCAGCGATTCAATGCTCGCCTGCGTTCACCCGGAGACGCGCCAGCTGACGTTCTACGAACTCCCAATCACCTAACGGCACCGTCGTTGAGCTGGCCGAGCGTTGCGTTTGCGGTCAATCCTAACCGCGCGTCACCATGTGGCTAGAGCTGTCCTTTGAACCAAATCGCACTGCTCCCAGATACGGGTAAGCGACGCCATTCACCTGATTCAACGTGTATGGCGAAAGCCTCATAATCAGGTTTGTGACCCACAAAGAAGTTGACGTATTTCCGTCCACTGTACCGAGTGGAGCGCACCAGGAGATGTTGGCTGTCCGGCGAAAAGGCGAGGATATCTATCAACTCAGGTCTCGAGGTGCTGGCATCGGCCGTCTGCCACGGAAGCAGTGGGGGCTCGAAGACGTGTTCCGTCAGCCGGCGCTTCATCCCATCTTGCCACACCCAGATCTCGCCATCATAACGTACCGCCAGAGTCTTTCCGTTGGGGCTCCACAGAAGATCGTGTCCACCCTCGTAGATGGTATCAAGTCCCATTCGGTCTGATCTGGGACCGAGAGCGAAACGGTCAACTAGGGTCTGCTCTCGAGTCACAATGGAGATTTGGAGCCGTGAATCGTACGTCATCAGGGCAAACCGGTCTAAAACCGGGTTGTAGTCAACATGTCCGAAACTGCCTTCGACGGGCAGGTTTCGGATAACACCGAGGGGCTCATTATGGGAAAGGGAGAAACCCAAAGAGTCCTCATCGGAGGACCACCACTCTCCGTTTGGTCCCAGACCTAAGTAGTCCGACCCAAGCCATTTTTTGAATTCGGACTCCGGAATCTCTCGGGGGGTTCCTTGCCCCAAGTACCAGCAGCTGTGGCCGGTGCCTCCCATCAGGTGTCCGCACATCAGGTTTCTCCCGTCGTTGAGCCGGTAGAACTTGGGTTGGCTCCCTACATTCAGTTGCCAATCCAACGTCTCAGTCTTTTGCGAAGTTACCCGTTGATACCTATGAGGTTCGCGATCCTCTTTTTGAAAAAAGACGATAGACTCATCTGCAGGGAGGACGTAGAGCGCCACCGGATGGGGCGTCTCGCCTCGACAGCTGAGCCCCAAAGCTCCTAAAAGAAACGTCAAATTCACGAGTCTGTTGCGCATCCGAATCCTTAATGTCCACGACCTTCCAAATCTATCCTCGTTCGTCTCGGATTCCAACTTATTCGGAAGTTGTCGACGTGACGACACACGAGATGAGCCTCCGTCTTGAAGAGCTCCAAATTTACCAAACAATTCAAATGACATACCCTGTCCGTTCCATGGACGAGAGGTCCGTCACTATGCCAGACCCCAACGAAAACTTCGTCTGGGCGAATGGCTCATACTTGTGGTTTGGAATTTGCGGCTTGGAAGGCGGGATCGACGGCTATTGTCGGAAAACAACGGGGCTCACGCGAGAGCTTTGGGACGAGTTTTTTGAGTTGCCGCAGTTCGCCAGGCGCAGGGAATTGGCGCTGGAGTGTTTGGCAACGGGTCACTCTTGGGCATTTCGACGTTCCATGGGACAATTGGGAATCACAAACCTTCTGCACGGCATTCTTGCTGGCTCAATTGCAAAGCTTACAGACGGCTTGATCTTGTCGGATGATTCTGCCTGGGAGTGGGAAAAGATGCCTTATACGACTGATGAGTTCCTTGCTGAGTTTTTCGTGCCCGAACGAACTGCGGATCCGAGACATCGTGGGTGGGCTGAAGAATGCCTGAAAAATATAGCAAGAGAGTTAACCGGATGAACAAAGTTCCGCGAGAGGAGGGTGGAGCCGTTCCAAAAGCTATTTGCCATGCATTTGGAGCCTCCTGACAACCAAATCCACATACTCACCATGCTTCATATTCTTGACGCTCGATGATCTTGTCGCGAGCGAATATGTCCAAAGCGTTCGGCTGGACCTCGATCATCTTTCATTGACCCATGAGGATACATGAATCTCTTCGTTGGGTGATTTAGTTTGAACTTTCAGGATTTAAGGCCTTGATGCGCGCGTAGAACGTGGAGGGTTCGAGCTGGGCTGGAAGCCCAGCGACCTGACCATCACCAAGCTCAATGACGACCCATCGGCCGGTTTCAAGGCGAGCAATATCCATAGTGAAAAATCGACTTTGGATGTGCTTTGCGAGTTCTTCGAATTCGTGCAGTGGCGGGGCAATGGTGCTTATTTGTTCGTCCCAGTAGGGGGTGCATGTCACGAGTTTAAGGTCCAAGAAGAAGAGTCGAAACTCCACGAACTGCGGCATCCCACTTTGAGGATGAGGGCCGATGGGATCGAGGTCCAGAAACTCACGGAATACCAGGCCTCCTGCCAGCGATTCACCTCGCAATTCGAGAAATCGGTCTATCACGCGTCGCGCGTGTTCTGTCTTGGAGGCGTCGGGTATGAAACACGCCTCATTCCAGTAGTGTTTCTCAGATTTTACGTAGTCTTTAATGATGACAGGCTTTGAACCAAAGACTTGGAGAGCGTTTTCAATCTGGCTGTCTAGATCGTGGGCTGAGAGCTCAAACCACACGGTTTTGGCGGTGTTGTCCGCAATAATCGAGTAGCTCGACGGAAGGTGATGGCAATGGACATATTGCTCTGGAGAGTTGATGAGTCTTATGCCGTGTGAAGCGCACTGGGAGTAGAGTTGCCGATACTCCTCGGCATGTAGCATCCAGCCCCGATACAGGGCCTGAGATGGCTTTGCGGTAGGCTTTAATAGGGGATTGCCATGTGAGACGAGGGACTCGTAATCCATAAGTTCGATGGGGCAACCAGCCGCCTTTGCAGCGTTGGCTTCCATCTCGTAACTTGAGTCGACCTTGTGTCGTGCGAAAGGTTCGCTACAGAAAATAATCATCGGTCCATGCTACACGTCTGTTTGGCACATTACGTGCCGAAGACTACGATTAACGCAAAAAAGAGAAGCGACATTGAGGTACTCTCATCCTAGCTGAGTTCCGCGAGTACCTCATGGATCTCCGCCCTTGAGGTTTGACCGCGCGCAAGTTCGTCATCTTCCATGTGGAGGAGTTCGGAAAAGAAGAGGTGACCTGCCTCGACGACCTCGGGGTTCGCGCCCAGCGAAATTGCCGCGAACAACGCGTCTTCAGCCTGAGTGATTCGGCGATTGCGCCGCGCAAAGTCAAAGAGTGCCTCGTAGGAAGGCAAGGCGAGCGCTGATGCGTGGGTTTGGGCGACGTCGTGACGCAAAAACGTCGTGAGTTCGCTTTCGGCAATCAGCGCTGAAGTTGTATCAATCTGGCCCAGCGCGTGCTTAAGGCAGCGGATGGCCCAGGGTGTTGATAGGCGAGCCAAGTCGTCGCGATTGGCCGCGAAGGATGTACGCGCATGCAGTGCGAACAAGCGTCCAAGTTCGGCCGCCAAACGTGGATCAAACTCGTCAACACTCTCGATATCTTCCGAAAAAATGAACTCAGGACGGGTGTTGAACGCATCGGCGATAGCGGCTTGAATCCGGTCTAGAGTGTGCTCAGGGGACTCGATATCCTTGCCCGCCAGAATCTGCCCAAAGGCCTGACTCAGTTGCTGGATGGAACGCATCAGGTAGTCGTTTCGAATCATGAAAAACACCAGTCAAGTGGATGAACTGTCTTTTCGTTTTGGGACGTTCTGTAACACGATGTCGAAGTCACTTGGCTTCGAATCTGATTCGAGCACGCGTCTTTGATGAAACTTCTCATATTCAGCTTCTGCCAGTTTTTTGGCCATCTCATGAGAGATTTTGCCTGCATGATTGAGGATGTCCCGGTCGTTGATTGCGAGAAAGCCATCTAGCTTTTTGATCCAGTCCTTCATGTACATCGGAATTCGACGCATCGCCTGACCTTGAGCGAAGATTAGGTACTGCTCCACAAGGTTGTTGAGCGCCGCCAATTCGTCTTCTGTCAGGTAGTTCTTGGCCGTCGCAATATCCTGTTTCCGAACCTTCGGCCCACGATAACTTGTCAGGCCCATATTGGGCTTGTCCGCATCAACTCGAGAATGAACGATCTCGGCTGCGGTCTGGCCAGTGATGGCCCAATGCATCTTGTTTTGCACTGTCTTGAAAAACTCAATGCTCAGGTCCAACGTTGGGTCATAGTCGATACTCGTGGCATAGATGTCCGTGATCTTCTGGTAGAACCTGCGCTCCGACGTCCTGATGTCCTGAATGCGCCGTTCAAGTTCTTCAAAATAATCGAACGGGTGGTCGGGATTCTTCAGACGTTCGTCGTCCAGTAAGAATCCTTTTCGGATGAACTCAGTGAGTTGTTGCGTCGCCCAGATCCGAAAACGAGTCGCCACGTGGCTTTTGACTCGGTACCCAACCGAGATAATCATGTCCAAATTGTAGTAGTCGAGAAGCCGTTTGACCTCTCTTTTTCCTTCTAAACGAACTGACAAGTATTTCTTGTGAGTTGCCTCGGGTGAGAGCTCAAGTTCTTCATAAACATTAAGAATGTGCAGGCTGATGTTTTGCTGTGTTGTCTGAAAAAGCTCCGCCATTAGCTGTTGAGTCAACCAGACCGTCTCGCCCTCAAGCCGAACATCAAGCTTGAGCTTGCCGTCTTCGGATTGATAGACCAGAAACTGCCCCTTCCCATGCTCCTTGTCTTCTTCGACTGTCATCCTTCTCCTTCAGTCCACTAGACGTGCATTGCACTAGAATGACGCGAGGTGGTCAACCGAAAGAATCTGTAGGCGGAGGGTAGGTCAGCAAGTGACATGAACGTCCTTGCGAAACTTCATTCTAATCGATGGCGCGGCATCGAGATTTCGATATTCCAAGCGAGACGCTCGACGACGTCAATCGAGTCGTTGTTGAAATACGGAACAATTCAACTTGCTGCGCTCAGAGAGCGGTGGATAGGAACTCATAGACGGAGGGGAGGGTGGCAAAGGAAGTGGCGGTCCAGATGTTTGGGAGGGACACGAACTTCAGGTGGTGGCCACGCTGAGGGAAGTTCGCAAGAGGGTTGGGCAACGGCTGGGGTGGGCCGAGCTCGAAGAGCCAGTAGTCAGCGGTGGACGTACTCATCCCGCCGGCTTGTTCCGCTCTCAGAGTGTTGCGCGGCTTGAGCTCTACATTCAGAACCGGCCACACCCAGTAGGCTTGATGCGGTACGGTGCGGTCCGAAATCACCAGGAATCGGACTTCGCGGATGATGTAGGGGTCAATGCCTTCGCGCTCGGATGCCTCAAAACGCATATGAAACCAGCGCGCGGCACCGCTCCTAAAGCCTTCCAGATAGTCTTGGCTGCGCGGGTTCGCGTCGTCCTGACCGATGCGCTGAGGAGGACCGGTCACGACCATGGTCAGGTTTGTATAACGTTCGTGACGCATTCCGGCCGTGGGGATTCGCGCCGACTTCCACGCAAAAACACGGTCATCCACCACCCCAAATCGTTCTTTGAAATAGCGCGTGAGCCAGGCGCGGCCGTCAGGGGAGGGGAGTAGCGGGAACGCGCCGATGCCCACCTCATCTACCTCCTGAAAGTACGGGTGCACGGCCTCCATGTTCTCAGCGGACTGATGGAAGAAGCCCGGATAGAGCGCGAACGCGCCCACCACCGGCCGCACCCGCTCACCCGGCCCGACCTGCCGTGTAATCGCATCGCGGAATCGATGCATCTGGTTGATGGCATCGTCTGGAACTCGGTCGGGCTCCATGTCCGGATTCAGGCGGTACTTCGCGTCGAAGAGCCAGAAGAGGCAGCCCACGCGCTGCCGAGTCTCCACAAACCCGAGCTCGTCCACGAGTAGGCGTTTGACCTCCAGCAGGCACCAGACCTCGTAGAGTTGCGCAATAGTCTTGGTGCCCACGGCAACGCCCTGGTCGAGCACGTTGAAGTAGAGTTTGAGCTCCTCCCAACACCTGTAAACCTCCGAATAACCTGCGCGCCCTTGGAGCGTGAGCGACTCCTGCATCATGCCGCGAAAATCCCCGACCTCGCGGAATAGCGGGTGATTGAGATTCGTCTCGAAAGGCTCCTTCCATCGCACAATCTGATTCACGAATGCCTCGGAGAACGTCTCATGCTCGCCGTCCACGCGCGAAAGCTCGGACGCGAAGCGTTTGAGGTTCCGGCAAACTTCGGCGACCACCATCTTCACAAAGCGGTTCTCCATGGTGTCCACGTGGAGGCGTTTTTCTGTGATGGCGTAGCGGCGCTCAAAGTGCCCGGCCTGAAGGCCTTCCTTGATGCGTTCTTCCTGCCGAGGACTGAGCGCACCTTTGATTTGCGCCGGCTTCTTCCAACGCACAGTCTCAGTGAGACGATTATGCGGCGCGTTCAGTACTCGCCGCACTCCATCCGCCAACTCATGGTGCAAGGACTCAAAGCGCTTTAACCACAACAACGGGAAGTGCGGGCCCTGCCGCCCTTTGCCCTCCGAGCCGTCCGTCAAAGCATTCAACGAGTAGCGCCAGAGCGGAAAGGCGCGGTCAATCTCGGCGCTCAGGTCGCGGTAGTCCGTCTGAATATCAAGCTTCGTCGCGTGGACCTCGCACTCGAAGACTTCGTCCACCATTTGGCCGCTACGGAGTTTGTAGCGAATAGGCAGGGTCCGACGCCCAACATGGTTCTGAAAGTCCACCTGGCCCCTCAGAAGCGCCTTCTGATAGCGATTATGGAAAAGGAACTGGGTGTTGATGCGCGTGAGCGGATGTTGGGGGGCGGCTCGAAGCTTAGGTCCACCAAAGCGACGAGCGTCCGCTCCAACATCTTCAGACTGCGCTCAACGTTGCGAGTGCTTATCCAAAGAACCCAGGCATCGGTGCGTATCGGCTCGAATTCATGCATCGGATCAGGGCCAGAATGTTTTGAAGCCTTGGTCTGGTAGTGGATATCGAACTGGTTTGCGGCAGTCTCTTAGGCTAAGATTACTCAAGACAACAAGACAACACGAGATGGACCAAAGAAAAGGTTTGAATTAGATTCGAGTGTGGAACACTTGTGGATTGTTTTTGTTAGGGAGACACCTTTTGGTATGACAAGCGATGAATTCAAAGAGTTGGTGGAATGGGTTGTCAACGGTTTGAACAACGAAGTCTTCGCAACTATAAGCGACGCTTTGAAGTCGACCCCAAGCATCCGTGGGCATCTAAACCCAGCTTTTCCTTATCCCCGGAAACTTCGAATCGCAGTCTTGGGTTCCCACCTAGTTGTTGAGTATGTTGGCCCTGAGGACCCAAGAACCGAAACTGTCGACATTGAGGCCGTTATTCGCCCAGATTGGACGGTCTTAGATTTCCTTGGGATCGATATCTCTCACTTGTCTAGCTTCCACTTCCCGATGACAACAGCCGTCAAGAACTCCCAAGTGTTCCTTGGCGATGCGATCAACCTCTTGGGCGACTACATGTACGATGTGGTCAGCAACCCAAACGATTTAATACTAAACGCCTTTCCTGACTTTACGACTCAGGCTGAGCCGACCTACGTTTCGAACACCACGTTCTTGTGGTCGGACTCCAAAGGTGCGTTGCGGATTCGCCGAATTGACTTCCTTGAAGTGTTCCCAATTCAGGAAGGAGAATGGTCCTTTCACTCTGAGGAGGGTTTTAGGCATCTGGCACAATTCCTCTTGAATCATCGAGTCCCCGCGTATGAAGTGGCTCTTCATAAACAACTCAATGAATTTATCGAGTTGGTTGGTCAAAAAGATGTACCTGAACCAAAGATTACCGGTTTTCTTGCGAAACACCCGGAATTCCTCCAACTCGCGTTCGGGGCGCACGCCGTCTACCCCGAAACTCTGCTGGAGTGGCAATATGCTACGGGCAAACAGAATCTCAAACCTGACTTCTTGATAGTAAAGATGGATGGTTACGCTGATATCTTTGAATTCAAGCTGCCACGTTTGAAAGGCTCTGCGATGGTTGGGAAGAAGACCCGCAGTCGTCCATCAGCGGAAGTTGATAGCGCACTCGCGCAGATCGATGAGTATGAAGAGTGGTCATCACAGGAGGTAAATCGCCAGTGGCTGGAAAAAACCAAGGGAATCAAAATCTACACGCCACACACTTACTTAGTTATGGGACATCGTGACGACTTCACGTCGGAAGACCGTCAGAGACTCCGCAAACGGAGGAACGCCACGATATTTACCTACGACGAGTTCATTGAGATGACACGTATGCAGTTGTATCGGGTAAGATGAGAAAAGGATGAACATGAGGACATGCGAGAAATGTAGAGAGGTGATGCACCTCGTCAATAAATGTGACCTGCCTGCGGAATGACAGATGAGTACCCGACCTATCAGTGTGATAATTGCGGGGGGATGGAAATCGTCGTTCATTTCGAAGACCATATGGACACCATTACTGACTCAATGCGTGCTGACGGTGGGTCGGCAGATGGCGAGTATGAAGTGGCGTTGCTGGTTCGCGAGGATGGTGCCCAGAGTAGCCGTGAGCGACGACCGAGGCTGACCGGGGATGCTGGGTTGGTGAGCAATGCCAGCAACCCTGAGAGATTCCGGTCATCGAAGTCTGACGAGGAATTAGCGGCGGTCGAAAAGGTGAGGATGGTCTACAATGCGGTGCACGGGAAGTCATTCACCAAAGTAGAGGCAGAACTCAACGTTGATCATGAGGTTGACGTATGGCTCGTTGATGGTTTCTCCAAGGTCGGCTTTCAGGTAACAAAGCTCGATGCGGCGCCATGGGCCGATCTGGCGAAGAGTGGCTCGTTCGTGGCCGATGGCCCGCTGGAAGACGAGTTGCATAGGCTAATGCAGACGATCAAGAAAAAGCAAAGCTAGGCAGGCAAAGGCGTGAACTTGGTGCTCGATGCTTGGCCTGTAGTCCCAATGGGAGTTCTCGACACATTCGTGAGGTATGCACAGCGTGAACTGGAAACTCTAAGCTACGACGAGATATGGTACGCTGAACCAGGCGGATTAGGGAGAGTTCGGCGGCTCTATCCTCCTCATGCGGAGTCTGACGATTTTGAAGAATAGTCGTGCACTGGCACCCGGTGAACGTGCTTCTGTAAAAACGCAAGTACCTCTCATCAAACGACTCATTCCAATCAGTTTGAAGATTTGATGTCTATAAAAGACGGCCAATGCAGAGGGTTTGAAATCACCGTAGTCCGAAGTTGTGCAGTCAGGTTTTGCTGTGCCTTCAGTAGACTGTGGAAGGAGTGCCGAATCGATATCTCCTTTCTTGGAAAGATGGCTTAGATGTTGCGACTGACCATCTGAAAGGTTGTAAGTAGTGTTCTTGTGTTTTTGGAATGAGGCTTAGGAAGACCAATGATTGACCCCACCCACTACTTTGCCTCCAACGACTCAATTGCTAAGTCGATGTCGGAGGTGTTGCGAAGTATTGAAGCGGTGAATCACTACGCCCAAGCGCGTCTTCTTAGGGTTTTCTGGCGCGGCCAAGCTCACCATGAATGGGGACTTCTTTCTTCACTGGTCCGTAGTCTTGCCGCATCGGGTCCTGTTGAGGATAAGACTCTGAATCTGATCGAGGAAAGACTCTTGGGAGAAGCGACCGAATGGATCAAAGAGTTGTCGGATCAGAAATACTCAGATCCACTTGCCAAACTCGCCTATCTTCAGCATCACGGGGTTCCCACCCGTCTTTTGGACTTTACTTCCTGTCCTTGGACTGCCCTGTTTTTCGCTACAGAGGACTACGACATAGTGGATGGACGATTGTTTGCTATTCTAGTGGAAGAGGCCGACGTATTGTCGAAAACGCCAGAGGGCAGGCCGTGGATAAAGTACAGCACCAAGGAAATTAAAGTGTTTGATGCAGTAAGAGCCGGCGTATCGTTTCCTCGACTGGAATCGCAACGTGGAGTATTGGTGTTTGGGCGTCTACCAAGTACTACACCTTATCGAAAGGCTCATGACGTTTTGCTGGGAGAGGAACGAAGCCTGTTGGCGGAAGAAGTTCGCAGGATACTTTCTATTCCGATCAAGATTAGCCATTTTGACCCGTCGAAGGGAGCAGATTCAATTTCTCAACGGGTGAAGCCACCTATCGCCGTCACTTTTCGGATCCACGTCGACAAGGAATCCGTCCGTCGAGATTTGGCGGGACGTGGATCAGGGAAGAAGATATCGCCTTCTAACCTCAAAATAACGCACCAACACGTTTATCCTGATGTGGGAGGTATGGTAGGCCACTCCAAGACGCTGACAGGTCTTCGTCGACAACTAATGATCCTCTAGAGATTCAGAAGCAGACGGGTAATCTGATTCAGCGATGAATGAATCGTGTAGGTATCAACATGTCAACATGGCTGTTGTGTCTTCGCTGATTGTGACCGCGAGGAAACCAATAGCCCATGCCTGCTCAAGTAATAAACAGTTTCGAACACGATTAGAATCAACGTGGAACACCCCTCGTTAAGAATCCCCTACTTAGCCAGAAACCGTGTTTCAACTTCGAGATAGTCTACGTCTAAGCCCTGCCGATACACGCGGAATTGTTCTGCACTGCGAAAATCACCTGCGTTCAGCTCCAACGCGAAGGGGAAAAGAGCAGGATGCGAGACAAGTTGATTTAGTGGGGCCGAACCTCCTTCAGAGTCGTAACCGTCCGACAGACCACGTTCTTGTCCGCATGATGAGGCAGGCGTAGGTCAAGCTCTCAATCCTAACGGAGAGGAGAGTATGTCAGGAAAACGGTCAAAACCCAAAAATGCATCGTGGTGGTCGGCTCAGATCGGAGCCTGGGAGCGCAGCGGACTCACTCAGGCTGATTTCTGCAGGGCTCGTGGGCTGAGTATTTCGTCGTTCTCAAACTGGCGAAGCAAGTTGTTGAAAGAAGAGCGGCCCGAGACTTCGACGCAGACCGCGCTCGTGAGAAAGCATCCCACGGCATCTAAGTTCATCACAGTGGATATTCCGGTGGCCCCAGCACCTCTGGTGCGTGTTTCAGTCGGGTCGGTGACGGTGGATTTCGACACGTTACCACCACCTGTCTGGGTTGCTGAGCTTGGGTCGTTTGGAGGTCGATGATGCTGAGTTTTGCCTCGTCTGTACGCATCTTGATTGGCATCAAACCGGTGGACATGCGCAAGGGTGTCGACGGTTTGTGCCAGCTCGCTGAGGCAGAACTCGGTGGGGATATCTACTCCGGCGCAGTGTTCGTGTTTCTGTCGCGACCCCGTGACAAGATTAAGATTCTGACCTGGGATACGGGTGGATTTGTGGTGCTCTACTAGTGGCTTGAGGCCGGTCAATTCAAGATGCCGAGAGTGGGCGACTTCGATAAGGTCTGCCGCCTTGAGGCGACTCAGCTGACGATGCTACTTCGCGGCATCGACTTAAGTCGTGTTCGAAAACCGGTCTTGTGGGAGCCTCCACCGAGCTAAAGAAAATGGATCGACATAAGCTCGGAACTATGATCAAAAATCATCGATGGATGAGGTCATTGAAATCCCAGATCTGGAAGAAATCAAGGATCTTGGCACAGCCAAGCTCTTATTGAAGTACATCAGCCAGGCAGCCGATCAGCAGGCCAGAACCAACCAACACCTGCTCGAGACGATCGAGGCACTACGCCACGAAATCTCAGAATTGAAACGTGCACTTTTTGGTCAGAAGTCCGAGCGTGTCCCCGACCAATGGCGAAACAGCCACACTTGCAGACCTTACGCTCGCGGTGGTGCTCTCGGCGGATCACCCGGGCTGGCACGTATTCGTATTCTTCGCTGACTTCGGGACTTAGGTCGTCAGCAGCTTCAAGACTACCGCCACATTGCGCACATTCGGTCTCGACAATCGCGTGTTCAACGATCTCTGTCGGTGTTTCATCGCGTCGACTTTGTCGGGTTTTCTCGCGCTTCTCTTTTGAGCGCTCCAGACGCTTGGCACGCTCTTCAGGCGTCTCTTTCTTCTTTTGAGAGGCGTTCAGGTCGCGCTTGAGCAGCGCCGAGGTGCTTTCGCCACTGAGCCAACGCATTCTGGAGCTCATCGCGTCCTCTTCCCACGTCAACGCGGATGAAACCTCTTTGAAGGTCCAGGCCACCGGTGAATGCCGCCGTGCCTTTGTCTGGGACTTCATTGCGACCAACGACAACCACACGATGGTCGCATATCTCTTCAGCGCCGACCGCAGCGGACAGACGCCCATCAAGGTGCTTGGCGACTCCACCGGCGTGCTCCAGGTCGATGGTTTTACCGGCTACAATCAGGTCACAACCCCTGACAAACGCGAACGCGCAGGGTGCTGGGCTCATGCGCGGCGCAAGTATTTTGGGGCATTGGACTCCGCGCCAGACGAGGCGCAGTGGGCTATCGACAAGATCCGCGAGATCTATGAAGTCGAGTATCTGGCGGCCGAGAAGAAGGTGCTGGGCAGGCCCCAACACCTGACCCTGCGAAAGGCGAAAAGCAAAGGACTCGTCTAAGAATTGATGACGTGGGCTGACGACGAAAAGCCGAAACATCGGCCCAAAAGTCCGCTCGGTGCTGCACTGACCTATACGCTCAACCAGCGAAAATCTCTCGAG
This Microvenator marinus DNA region includes the following protein-coding sequences:
- a CDS encoding DUF2357 domain-containing protein, whose product is MDFQNHVGRRTLPIRYKLRSGQMVDEVFECEVHATKLDIQTDYRDLSAEIDRAFPLWRYSLNALTDGSEGKGRQGPHFPLLWLKRFESLHHELADGVRRVLNAPHNRLTETVRWKKPAQIKGALSPRQEERIKEGLQAGHFERRYAITEKRLHVDTMENRFVKMVVAEVCRNLKRFASELSRVDGEHETFSEAFVNQIVRWKEPFETNLNHPLFREVGDFRGMMQESLTLQGRAGYSEVYRCWEELKLYFNVLDQGVAVGTKTIAQLYEVWCLLEVKRLLVDELGFVETRQRVGCLFWLFDAKYRLNPDMEPDRVPDDAINQMHRFRDAITRQVGPGERVRPVVGAFALYPGFFHQSAENMEAVHPYFQEVDEVGIGAFPLLPSPDGRAWLTRYFKERFGVVDDRVFAWKSARIPTAGMRHERYTNLTMVVTGPPQRIGQDDANPRSQDYLEGFRSGAARWFHMRFEASEREGIDPYIIREVRFLVISDRTVPHQAYWVWPVLNVELKPRNTLRAEQAGGMSTSTADYWLFELGPPQPLPNPLANFPQRGHHLKFVSLPNIWTATSFATLPSVYEFLSTAL
- a CDS encoding WD40 repeat domain-containing protein, whose amino-acid sequence is MGKIEVSMGEDGTVFVELEKSVLLEIPTWITDSSNPDEAVLICEFHRRQKLTDEELYDLILYVLEDFFRQADQHLCWEFVDLDRESWARGPMGVPLVSWTSIEDAWPPGIETRPTQLKGAPRVSGLQEVGAVKGFRSILTAITATPDGRFITAHGSGDIQLVDPKTGKKEKVTKLETPMGLGSVWITQAGVVVAHSRNKVFALADGKLSELDFLGLACMPSPDGTRVAIGDDEGDVRICSLPDLKEIGRFQAAHGVPWQEGWSRSKSYWPCIWNLSFIDETHIVVSHTFPIISFWNIDTHERLNVMIDYEIPRPSIAQTGRIIAHAGQGLIRVISAEGDVCGEHRHAETTFRMSCAGLGRGGRVACTQYSGSTIRVWDAETGNLFAEVPCRKNEPFAVSDSMLACVHPETRQLTFYELPIT
- a CDS encoding virulence RhuM family protein translates to MTVEEDKEHGKGQFLVYQSEDGKLKLDVRLEGETVWLTQQLMAELFQTTQQNISLHILNVYEELELSPEATHKKYLSVRLEGKREVKRLLDYYNLDMIISVGYRVKSHVATRFRIWATQQLTEFIRKGFLLDDERLKNPDHPFDYFEELERRIQDIRTSERRFYQKITDIYATSIDYDPTLDLSIEFFKTVQNKMHWAITGQTAAEIVHSRVDADKPNMGLTSYRGPKVRKQDIATAKNYLTEDELAALNNLVEQYLIFAQGQAMRRIPMYMKDWIKKLDGFLAINDRDILNHAGKISHEMAKKLAEAEYEKFHQRRVLESDSKPSDFDIVLQNVPKRKDSSST
- a CDS encoding ATP-grasp domain-containing protein, coding for MIIFCSEPFARHKVDSSYEMEANAAKAAGCPIELMDYESLVSHGNPLLKPTAKPSQALYRGWMLHAEEYRQLYSQCASHGIRLINSPEQYVHCHHLPSSYSIIADNTAKTVWFELSAHDLDSQIENALQVFGSKPVIIKDYVKSEKHYWNEACFIPDASKTEHARRVIDRFLELRGESLAGGLVFREFLDLDPIGPHPQSGMPQFVEFRLFFLDLKLVTCTPYWDEQISTIAPPLHEFEELAKHIQSRFFTMDIARLETGRWVVIELGDGQVAGLPAQLEPSTFYARIKALNPESSN
- a CDS encoding DUF6483 family protein, with product MIRNDYLMRSIQQLSQAFGQILAGKDIESPEHTLDRIQAAIADAFNTRPEFIFSEDIESVDEFDPRLAAELGRLFALHARTSFAANRDDLARLSTPWAIRCLKHALGQIDTTSALIAESELTTFLRHDVAQTHASALALPSYEALFDFARRNRRITQAEDALFAAISLGANPEVVEAGHLFFSELLHMEDDELARGQTSRAEIHEVLAELS